One Siniperca chuatsi isolate FFG_IHB_CAS linkage group LG5, ASM2008510v1, whole genome shotgun sequence DNA window includes the following coding sequences:
- the tubb2b gene encoding tubulin beta-2b chain — protein sequence MREIVHLQAGQCGNQIGAKFWEVISDEHGIDPTGTYHGDSDLQLDRINVYYNEASGGKYVPRAVLVDLEPGTMDSVRSGPFGQIFRPDNFVFGQSGAGNNWAKGHYTEGAELVDSVLDVVRKEAESCDCLQGFQLTHSLGGGTGSGMGTLLISKIREEYPDRIMNTFSVVPSPKVSDTVVEPYNATLSVHQLVENTDETYCIDNEALYDICFRTLKLTTPSYGDLNHLVSATMSGVTTCLRFPGQLNADLRKLAVNMVPFPRLHFFMPGFAPLTSRGSQQYRSLTVPELTQQMFDAKNMMAACDPRHGRYLTVAAIFRGRMSMKEVDEQMLNVQNKNSSYFVEWIPNNVKTAVCDIPPRGLKMAATFIGNSTAIQELFKRISEQFTAMFRRKAFLHWYTGEGMDEMEFTEAESNMNDLVSEYQQYQDATAEEEGEFEEEGEEELA from the exons atgagggaAATTGTGCATCTTCAAGCCGGCCAGTGCGGAAACCAGATTGGTGCCAAG TTTTGGGAGGTGATCAGTGACGAGCATGGTATTGACCCAACTGGTACATACCATGGTGACAGTGACCTGCAGCTGGACAGGATCAATGTCTACTATAATGAAGCTTCAG gtgGTAAATACGTGCCCCGTGCTGTGCTAGTTGATCTGGAGCCAGGCACCATGGACTCTGTGAGGTCCGGACCTTTCGGCCAGATCTTCAGACCAGACAACTTTGTTTTTG GCCAAAGTGGTGCTGGCAACAACTGGGCCAAGGGTCACTACACAGAGGGTGCAGAGCTGGTGGACTCTGTCCTGGATGTGGTGAGGAAGGAGGCAGAGAGCTGTGACTGCCTGCAGGGCTTCCAGCTCACACACTCTTTGGGTGGTGGTACAGGTTCTGGTATGGGCACCCTGCTCATCAGCAAGATCCGTGAAGAGTACCCCGACCGCATCATGAACACGTTCAGCGTGGTGCCTTCCCCAAAAGTATCTGACACAGTTGTTGAGCCCTACAACGCCACACTATCAGTCCACCAGCTTGTAGAAAACACAGACGAGACATACTGCATCGACAATGAAGCCCTGTATGACATCTGTTTCCGTACCCTCAAACTCACAACCCCCTCATATGGTGACCTCAACCACTTGGTCTCTGCCACCATGAGCGGTGTCACCACCTGCCTCAGGTTCCCCGGACAGCTCAACGCTGACCTGCGGAAGCTGGCTGTAAACATGGTGCCATTCCCCCGTCTGCACTTCTTCATGCCAGGCTTTGCTCCCCTGACAAGCAGAGGTAGCCAGCAGTACAGATCGCTCACTGTGCCAGAGCTCACCCAGCAGATGTTTGATGCCAAGAACATGATGGCTGCCTGTGACCCACGTCACGGCCGCTACCTGACAGTGGCTGCCATCTTCCGTGGCCGCATGTCCATGAAGGAGGTGGACGAGCAGATGCTGAACGTACAGAACAAGAACAGCAGCTACTTTGTTGAATGGATCCCCAACAACGTCAAGACCGCTGTCTGCGACATTCCTCCCCGTGGCCTCAAGATGGCTGCCACCTTCATTGGCAACAGCACAGCCATCCAGGAGCTGTTCAAACGCATCTCTGAGCAGTTCACAGCTATGTTCAGGCGCAAAGCTTTCCTCCACTGGTACACTGGCGAGGGTATGGATGAGATGGAGTTCACAGAGGCAGAGAGCAACATGAATGACCTGGTGTCTGAGTACCAGCAGTACCAGGACGCCACtgctgaggaggagggagagtttgaggaagagggtgaggaggagcTGGCCTAA